Proteins encoded in a region of the Ziziphus jujuba cultivar Dongzao chromosome 3, ASM3175591v1 genome:
- the LOC107422859 gene encoding phosphoenolpyruvate carboxylase kinase 1 produces MSESLKRDYIICDEIGRGRFGTVFRCFPAIGGGYSLAVKSIDKRLTSGDFLESQCLFTEPKILQLLSPHPHIINMHGLYEDETHLHLVLDLCDTPDLHCRITLRVFSEPEAAVVMSQLMEAVAHCHRLGVAHRDIKPDNILFDERSRLKLADFGSAEIFKEGEPMSGIVGTPYYVAPEVLSGKDYGEKVDVWSAGVVLYIMLAGFPPFYGESAVEIFEAVLRGNLRFPTRAFHSVSPTAKDLLRRMLCKDVSRRFSAEQVLRHAWITSGGGTRAVADLIT; encoded by the exons ATGAGTGAAAGCTTGAAGAGAGACTACATTATATGCGACGAGATCGGCCGGGGAAGATTCGGCACCGTTTTCCGGTGCTTTCCGGCTATAGGAGGCGGCTATTCTCTTGCCGTGAAGTCCATCGATAAGCGTCTCACTTCCGGCGATTTTCTCGAATCCCAATGCCTTTTCACGGAGCCGAAGATCCTTCAGCTTCTATCTCCTCATCCTCATATAATCAACATGCACGGTCTCTATGAGGATGAGACTCATCTCCACTTAGTTCTCGACCTCTGTGATACGCCTGATCTCCATTGCAGGATTACGCTCCGAGTTTTTTCCGAGCCGGAAGCTGCTGTCGTAATGTCGCAGCTCATGGAAGCTGTCGCTCACTGCCACCGACTCGGCGTCGCTCACCGCGATATCAAGCCGGATAACATTCTGTTCGACGAGAGGAGCCGGCTTAAGCTGGCCGATTTTGGATCGGCTGAGATTTTCAAGGAAGGCGAGCCGATGAGCGGGATCGTTGGAACTCCGTACTACGTCGCGCCGGAGGTGTTGTCGGGGAAAGACTACGGCGAAAAAGTTGACGTATGGAGCGCCGGCGTCGTTTTGTACATAATGTTGGCCGGTTTTCCACCTTTCTACGGTGAATCGGCGGTGGAGATATTCGAAGCGGTGCTTAGGGGAAATCTTAGGTTTCCGACAAGGGCTTTCCACTCGGTTTCCCCTACGGCGAAGGATCTGCTTAGAAGGATGCTTTGCAAAGACGTTTCCAGGAGATTTTCGGCAGAACAAGTTCTAA GGCATGCATGGATTACAAGTGGCGGTGGAACAAGAGCGGTGGCTGATCTAATTACCTAA